The sequence TCAGGTAAGTTCCTCTATtccatggtttgctgatattgctaattttttgtcttgtggtGCTATGCCTCCAGAATTGAACCGAcatcagaaaaagaaattttttcatgaagttaagttctacttgtgtgatgatccctatgttttcaaacgttgtgccgatcaagtgatttggagatgtgtggcggggcaAGACGCGCTTGAAATTTTAGAACAATGCGATTCAGCGCCatatggaggacattttggagcaATGGTAGCGCTCAGTcctgtcgcgcccaaattaacccaactcagattaaacaatgaaaaaatgtagtagtgcgagtagggatcgtttccacgaggaaaggtaaatttaatgtgtcctaagtaaaataaaagggtttttgagattgagattaactactagaaatttaagcaattaaaaatttaatattatcactatcatgcaagaataaaaattcaactggagaaatcaataagagacgagacttggtatcagtcgactaaacccttgatattcattcattcaatcatcgattccctaaaaataattaatcatattaaatattcgtcattgaaatcaaattcctgttttaccttaattttagctaattagaaaacagcattctaaattaacccttaccccataaattaacccaataccagcgattagatttaaatccacggtagcattcaaactagtaaaactgacgaatctagaaaacacaaacaccagcggttgtatttagcctagtcaataattgaccctacaatttaataaattcaatagtagaaaatatcaaacgtagttgcttcgcaaattagttaattcaaacaattacggatttgaattctaatttatctATAGTTTGCATAgaaaaatcctaagatggtcaatcctaaaatcacgcatacaaacatgaaataaaccagatcaaatatttatacttaacaagaattaaacactacgaatcaaatctcatgaataaaatatatcaaggtttcgtctccttcaaccaagtataaaaggtttagctacaacgattcatcacccaatcaataaaaattcaaagaagagaagaaaactagagagaaaattgaaaagaataaaacctagccgccttaGAGATCTCCCCCAAGTCTCATAATAATTTCccaaaaacggaattaaaagcctaataaagtctagagtccaaaataaaagagtttccaaaaatataaaacttTCCTGAACAGacccgctcgctcgatcggtaaacattgGCCGATTGAGCGAGCCAAAATAATCAAGCTACTGGCTTCAAAACACgcgcgccgctcgatcggtaaactcctgtagatcgagcggccaaaaaataTCCGAGCCTACTGTCTTCGCAAAAcatgctccgctcgatcggtaaactcctgcagatcgagcggccaaaaattCTTCAGAAATTCCAGCTTTTCCATTGCTTCAAAGATTCCTTCCATGTATCCGCCAAAATGtacaacctaaccacaaaaccgggaaaccaatcatgcaaacacgaAAAATGAAATACAAAAAAATGCATAAATAAGACAcgtaaacaaatgcaaaacaacagcaaaatgacactaacaaatgcaataaaaacataactatcaaaCTCCTCCACACTTACTCCTTACTCACCCtcgagtaagtcatgcaaaacaaaatgaaacaaaacagATACACAAGAAAGAATGAACATACacaacatagcctcagagaaaaccactgtcatctaaaacaagttcatagcttctctcaatcatcaatgatacaccttcagtcgaatgcaaatgtgtgtgtgtgtcatgttaccccagctacatgcaacttcaaaagacaaagtttcaagactgttcgccgacctaaaacaattcagtgcaagcctCACAATCAataactctcctcccaacaatccatcaacaaaacaTAAACTCTCTCAAGCAAAATACGCACCAATTATCTAGATCTTTTgacagtcccaataattacccgcaaacttagctataactagataggattcgaatttcaatcccctcatctatagcccggatgaaaCTGATGCCTTactagattttttttctttcaaggcttaaccccattttattaatttttttttccgcaaacttagccacaaacaagatgaataggatttcaaacatctcgctcgcaacccggatggagtcgaTTGCTCAAAAGCATGTTCCAAAAAAACCAAGAGAGTGAATGCTCTATCAATAAGATTATCAAGACTTAAGAATCgtcaagttccacaaacacctaaagtcgtgcaatggtccaacagacattcaCAATATCAAATACATCGCTACAACTCACTGGTTAAACTGGCGTGCttggaatattcaacaaacaacctacgaTTTCTCAAATacaatcaagagtaaaatttttcaaaaattttattatttttcaactacctcgtcataggctaacaatctcATCCTCAACTTATGCATACGACACAAActaaaaacaaaatgaatgcaataACAAAGCAAAACAAATGCAACAATATGAATAcatccccccacacttaaatgaagcattgccctcaatgcgtcaaaacacaaaacacaaacaaacaactcaacacaatgcaatgcaaaaaaTGTAAAACGAAACTCCCTTGGTTTAAGTGTTGGCACTGTCCTCTTCAACATCTGACAGCATCACGGAAGAATCATATTGAAACTTTGACTGCGGAGGTGGCGGCATTTGGTTtctgaaaacaacaaaaataaatgcaaaaacaaaatgaaagataaaaactaaagaaaagaaaaaaaacactgggttttcacccagtcagcgctaaatttacagtcagtctatagctcgactgcatgcttCAGTTCATCAAGGTGGTTCATATCTAGTTCCcttgtccaccttcacccacttgCGTAGTTTTGTAGAGATTTTTGGTCTTTGCTTCTTCTTCTTGGATTTCTTGGGTGCCTGCAGTTTAGAATGAACACTTTCAGTAGTAAAATTCTCCATAGGTCTTTCAATAACCTTCTTGTGTTCTTGCGACAAGTTATTAATGACATCAAGattattaacaacactttcacaatCAGGAATTTgcagggtatcaaaaatatgaaacttaACAACCTCCCTATCAAACTCCATAGTGAGAGTGCCATTGTTCACATCTATAACAGAttttgaagttttcaaaaattatctTCCTAGTAAAATTGGACTgttcaaatcattatttttcatatcaatCACTTAGAAATCAGCAGGAAAGACCAAATTGTCAACTTGCACAAGAACATCTTCTAGCACTCCTCTTGGAAAAATTGTAGATTTATCAGCCATTtgaataacaattccagtttCAGTCAAAGGCCCTAGTTTTAAGGAAGCATACACAGAATATGGCATGACATTGATCGACGCTCCTAAATCTAACATGGCCGTATCAAGCTGAACATCTCCTATCTTGCAAGGAATTgagaacatacctggatccttgcattttgtaggtacctttctttgaattacggcagagacctgttctcccaattcaaatttctgacatacctttaatttttgttttctcttcacagtacacaattcttttaaaaatttagcataacgaggtacttgtttaatagcatctaacaaagGGATATTTACCTCGCATCTACGAAACACTTCATGCAACCCCTTAATTCCatcatcttttctagactctttcaatgctaagggaaaaggggctacagGTTTATACTCAGAAAAAGGAGGGAACTTACCTCTAGGTGCTTCCTGAATTGTGTCGTCCTCCTCTACCTTGGATTCCTGCTCATCTTTGTTCTGTACTGGTTCTTTCACCACATCTTCATTAACCTTCAActcctttccactcctcaaggtGATTTCACTCACATTCTCCCTCGGATTCACCAAAGTTTGTGATGGTAAGCTGTTCGAATTCAGTGCCTCCAACCTGTTCACTGCGGTTGCCAACTGCCCCATTTGTGTATTCAActgttggatacttgctcgagTTTTCTGTTGAAAAGCGGcagtattagtagcaagatACTTAACAATGTTTTCTAGAAACTCACCAGGCGTGGGGACTTGAGGATGCTGTGGTTGTTAGGGGTACGGCGGCCTATAAGCTggattgtgcggtggtgcttgaATTGCTTGCGGGTTCCCATATCTCaagtttggatgatccttccaaccaggattgtatgtgttggagtaTGGATTATACTTCCGTTGTGGCGGTCCTCCTGCTGCATTGACTTGCTCAGCCGATccctcttgaagtgtgggacacatgtcagtcgcatgtgaaagagtaggtgcccggtgagccaacttgtggctaagggctttgatgactctttgtataaacaatcttttgtttaatataatttacacttttattaatggcaatgactttatctttcttcatattgttatattgtgatatactattgttgtttgataaagaccttgaatatactatagtgtatgtaagatgtggtagaacatgacgatgtctatcatgaaacacatcttatagtcactgtatattctaaactgttcctagtcgattgagccgtccgttaataaggataaggatcgctcgagtttgagactagcatttgcgatgcagagtaccacgcttcattggtagggaacatagagatgttcgaagcatgcaaatggatattcatatgatgaatgatcgaactac comes from Henckelia pumila isolate YLH828 chromosome 4, ASM3356847v2, whole genome shotgun sequence and encodes:
- the LOC140862400 gene encoding uncharacterized protein; this translates as MGTRKQFKHHRTIQLIGRRTPNNHSILKSPRLKTRASIQQLNTQMGQLATAVNRLEALNSNSLPSQTLVNPRENVSEITLRSGKELKVNEDVVKEPVQNKDEQESKVEEDDTIQEAPRGKFPPFSEYKPVAPFPLALKESRKDDGIKGLHEVFRRCEIGDVQLDTAMLDLGASINVMPYSVYASLKLGPLTETGIVIQMADKSTIFPRGVLEDVLVQVDNLVFPADF